The following proteins are encoded in a genomic region of Tenacibaculum sp. 190524A05c:
- a CDS encoding peptidoglycan-binding protein LysM encodes MLFSFTNKKGILLNETKPINYTTTEDLLILEKNFIGFKEALAFKESQGKYTVVNTLGYLGKYQFGKGTLRRFKIYDTQKFLKNPELQERAFTALCKVNKWILRRDISRFVGKRINGIVITESGILAAAHLAGAGNVKKFLRSYGNFKFKDSYGTSIESYLKKFAGYDVSHIIADKKATV; translated from the coding sequence ATGCTATTTAGTTTTACAAATAAAAAGGGGATTTTATTAAACGAAACTAAGCCAATTAACTACACTACTACAGAGGACTTATTAATCCTAGAGAAAAACTTTATAGGATTTAAAGAAGCTTTAGCTTTTAAAGAATCTCAAGGTAAATACACCGTTGTAAATACATTAGGATATTTAGGAAAGTATCAATTTGGAAAAGGGACATTACGTCGTTTTAAAATTTATGATACACAAAAATTCCTGAAAAACCCTGAATTACAAGAGAGGGCTTTCACTGCCTTATGTAAGGTGAATAAATGGATTTTAAGAAGGGATATTTCCCGTTTTGTAGGAAAACGTATTAACGGTATTGTTATTACGGAGTCTGGAATTTTAGCTGCAGCCCATTTAGCTGGAGCAGGTAACGTAAAAAAGTTTTTACGTTCTTACGGTAACTTTAAATTTAAAGATTCTTATGGAACGTCTATTGAATCGTATTTAAAGAAGTTTGCTGGATATGATGTTTCTCACATTATAGCAGATAAAAAAGCTACTGTGTAA
- the dnaA gene encoding chromosomal replication initiator protein DnaA has product MNKSAELVWLNCLSFIKDNIKPQAYKTWFEPIKPVKLSGEALTVQVPSKFFYEWLEEHYIKLLRVALIKELGEHAKLIYDVRMENTYSSNSPQTVKIPSANRNPLKPQKVTVPLESKRELKNPFIIPGLQKVKIESQLNPNYNFENFVEGDSNRLARSAGIAVANKPGGTSFNPLLIYGGVGLGKTHLAHAIGVDIKDKYPDKTVLYISSEKFTQQFIDSVKSNTRNDFIHFYQMIDVLIIDDVQFLSGKAGTQDVFFHIFNHLHQNGKQVILTSDKAPVDMQDIEQRLLSRFKWGLSAELQNPDYETRISILQRKLFRDGVEMPEDIVEYIAKNVKSNVRELEGVIISMIAQASFNRKEFTLELARQIVDKFVKNTKKEVSIDYIQKVVSKYFDMDVATLQSKTRKRHVVQARQLAMYFAKRMTKSSLASIGSQIGQRDHATVLHACKTVDNLTETDKQFRKYVEDLTKKLTF; this is encoded by the coding sequence ATGAATAAATCTGCTGAATTAGTTTGGTTAAATTGCTTGTCTTTCATAAAAGACAATATTAAGCCTCAGGCATACAAGACATGGTTCGAACCGATAAAACCTGTTAAGTTGTCTGGAGAGGCATTAACTGTACAAGTTCCCAGTAAGTTTTTTTACGAATGGTTAGAGGAGCATTATATTAAATTATTACGTGTTGCACTTATTAAAGAGTTAGGTGAGCATGCAAAGTTAATATATGACGTACGTATGGAAAATACGTATAGTAGTAACAGTCCTCAAACTGTTAAAATCCCAAGCGCAAATAGAAACCCTTTAAAACCACAAAAGGTTACAGTTCCGTTAGAATCTAAAAGAGAACTTAAAAACCCTTTTATTATTCCTGGTTTACAAAAGGTAAAAATAGAATCTCAACTTAATCCTAATTATAACTTCGAAAACTTCGTTGAAGGAGATTCAAACAGGTTAGCTCGTTCGGCAGGTATCGCTGTGGCTAATAAACCTGGAGGAACATCTTTCAATCCGTTGTTAATTTATGGTGGAGTAGGATTAGGAAAAACACATTTAGCTCATGCTATTGGTGTTGATATAAAAGATAAATATCCAGATAAGACAGTTTTATATATTTCATCAGAAAAATTTACTCAACAGTTCATTGATTCTGTTAAGTCTAATACTAGAAATGATTTTATTCATTTTTATCAGATGATCGATGTGTTGATTATTGATGATGTTCAGTTTTTATCGGGAAAAGCAGGTACACAGGATGTTTTCTTCCATATTTTCAATCATTTACATCAAAATGGAAAACAGGTTATTTTAACTTCTGATAAAGCGCCTGTTGATATGCAAGATATTGAACAGCGATTATTGTCTCGTTTCAAATGGGGATTATCTGCTGAATTGCAAAATCCTGATTACGAAACAAGAATTTCTATTCTTCAAAGAAAACTATTTAGAGATGGTGTGGAAATGCCAGAAGATATAGTTGAATATATTGCTAAGAATGTGAAATCTAACGTTAGAGAATTAGAAGGCGTAATTATTTCTATGATTGCCCAAGCTTCTTTTAACAGAAAAGAATTTACTTTAGAATTAGCAAGACAAATTGTAGATAAGTTTGTTAAGAATACGAAGAAGGAAGTTTCTATAGATTACATTCAAAAGGTAGTTTCGAAATATTTCGATATGGATGTTGCTACATTACAATCTAAAACTAGAAAAAGACATGTTGTTCAAGCACGTCAGTTAGCGATGTATTTTGCAAAACGTATGACGAAGTCTTCTTTAGCTAGTATCGGAAGTCAAATCGGACAAAGAGACCATGCAACTGTTCTTCATGCTTGTAAAACTGTTGATAACTTAACAGAAACAGATAAGCAATTTAGAAAGTACGTTGAAGACTTGACTAAAAAACTAACATTCTAA
- a CDS encoding GNAT family protein, with protein METLVGKHIRLRAIEPEDLEFLFNIENNELFWEVSHTQTPFSKYLLKQYVENCHLDIYEAKQLRLVIEEIETQKEIGLIDLFDFNPQHRRAGIGILIDQNHQQNGFASEALELLINYSFSILNLHQLFANIASDNHKSISLFTKHHFQEIGIKKDWLLSKGSFKDEILFQLINEK; from the coding sequence ATGGAAACACTAGTTGGCAAACATATTCGACTTAGAGCAATTGAACCAGAAGATTTAGAATTTCTTTTTAACATAGAAAATAATGAGCTCTTTTGGGAAGTAAGTCATACGCAAACACCTTTCTCAAAATACTTATTGAAACAATATGTTGAGAATTGTCATTTAGATATTTATGAAGCCAAACAGTTAAGACTGGTAATTGAGGAAATAGAAACTCAAAAGGAAATTGGATTGATTGATTTGTTCGACTTTAACCCACAACATAGAAGAGCAGGAATTGGCATTCTTATTGACCAAAACCATCAACAAAATGGTTTCGCTTCAGAAGCACTGGAATTACTCATAAATTATAGCTTCTCAATTCTTAATTTACACCAATTATTTGCTAATATTGCTTCAGACAATCACAAAAGCATTTCATTATTTACAAAACATCATTTTCAAGAGATTGGCATTAAAAAAGACTGGTTACTCTCAAAAGGAAGTTTTAAAGATGAAATTTTATTTCAATTAATAAATGAAAAATAA
- the secA gene encoding preprotein translocase subunit SecA, which yields MSILNSIIKIFVGDKQQKDLKSLQPIVDKVKSFETVIANLTNDQLREKTIEFKSKIKEATKQFDDAISTLENEVKTADIDRQEEIYAEIDKLKDEAYTASEGVLAEIMPEAFALVKETAKRFANNEEIEVTATPFDRELSGSRPHITLENDKAYWANSWDASGKEVTWDMIHYDVQLIGGSVLHQGKIAEMMTGEGKTLVSTLPVYLNALSGKGVHVVTVNDYLAKRDRAWMAPIFEFHGLSTDCIDFHQPNSEERRKAYNADITYGTNNEFGFDYLRDNMASSKEDLVQREPNYAIIDEVDSVLIDDARTPLIISGPVPQGDLHEFNELKPLVADLVSLQNKYLVGVLAEAKKLLKEGNTKDGGFLLLRVYRGLPKNKALIKFLSQEGIKQVLQKTENFYMQDNNKLMPEVDAELWFTIEEKNNQINLTDKGVAHLSEKTQNDTFFVLPDISIKVAEIENADSTPEQKAELKEELYRDFSVKSERIHTMNQLLKAYSLFEKDVEYVVVENKVMIVDEQTGRIMDGRRYSDGLHQAIEAKENVKIEDATQTFATVTLQNYFRMYRKLSGMTGTAVTEAGEFWEIYKLDVIEIPTNKPIARDDREDLLYKTTREKYNAVIDEIVKLVGENRPVLVGTTSVEISELLGRMLAMRKIPHNILNAKLHKKEADVVAEAGKPGQVTIATNMAGRGTDIKLSDEVKAAGGLAIIGTERHDSRRVDRQLRGRAGRQGDVGSSQFFVALDDNLMRLFGSDRIAKMMDRLGLKEGEVIQDRLITKSIERAQKKVEENNFGIRKRLLEYDDVMNSQREFVYKRRRHALDGKKLQLDIANMIYDTCDAVVRQNKLNKDFQNFEFELIRFSSMTSPFSEEEFNTKAEQDLVDELYKIVSENYKNDAGRNATQAFPVIKNVFENEGDRYERIVVPFTDGTKTIRVVTNLKEAYESEAKSLVNDFEKNITLAIIDENWKDHLRRMDELKQTVQNATYEQKDPLLVYKFEAFELFQETIDKINKEVLSFLFKGKLPTEDESQISEAREQQREKLDLRKDEVQNSTQQAFSNARNQQTQEQQIVETVVREQPKIGRNERVTIKNVMSGEEKEVKYKQAIPLIEQGTWVLYNK from the coding sequence ATGAGCATTTTAAACTCGATTATAAAAATTTTTGTAGGAGATAAACAACAAAAAGATCTAAAGTCTTTACAACCTATTGTTGATAAAGTAAAATCTTTTGAAACTGTTATTGCTAACCTTACAAACGATCAACTAAGAGAAAAAACTATTGAATTTAAGTCTAAAATCAAAGAAGCAACAAAGCAATTTGATGACGCAATTTCAACATTAGAAAATGAAGTAAAAACAGCTGATATTGATCGTCAGGAAGAAATTTATGCTGAAATAGATAAACTAAAGGATGAAGCTTATACTGCTTCAGAAGGTGTTTTAGCTGAGATTATGCCAGAAGCTTTTGCTTTAGTAAAAGAAACAGCTAAGCGTTTTGCAAACAACGAAGAAATTGAGGTAACTGCAACTCCTTTTGATCGTGAGTTATCTGGATCAAGACCACATATTACTTTAGAAAACGATAAGGCGTACTGGGCAAATTCATGGGATGCTTCTGGAAAAGAAGTGACTTGGGATATGATTCATTATGATGTTCAGTTAATTGGTGGTTCTGTTTTACATCAAGGTAAAATTGCTGAAATGATGACTGGTGAAGGAAAAACATTAGTTTCTACATTACCAGTATACTTAAATGCTCTAAGTGGAAAAGGTGTTCACGTAGTAACAGTAAATGATTACTTAGCAAAACGTGACCGCGCTTGGATGGCTCCTATTTTTGAATTCCATGGATTATCAACAGACTGTATTGATTTTCACCAACCAAATTCAGAAGAAAGAAGAAAAGCTTATAACGCCGATATTACATACGGAACGAATAACGAATTCGGTTTTGACTACTTAAGAGATAACATGGCTTCTTCAAAAGAAGATTTAGTTCAACGTGAACCAAATTATGCTATTATTGATGAGGTAGATTCTGTTTTAATTGATGATGCTCGTACTCCATTAATTATTTCTGGTCCTGTACCTCAAGGAGATCTTCATGAGTTTAATGAATTAAAACCATTAGTTGCTGATTTAGTTTCTCTACAAAACAAATATTTAGTAGGTGTTTTAGCTGAAGCTAAGAAATTATTAAAAGAAGGAAATACCAAAGACGGTGGATTCTTATTATTAAGAGTGTACAGAGGTCTTCCGAAAAATAAAGCTTTAATTAAATTCTTATCTCAAGAAGGTATTAAACAAGTTCTTCAAAAAACTGAAAACTTCTACATGCAAGATAACAACAAGTTGATGCCTGAAGTAGATGCAGAATTATGGTTTACTATTGAAGAAAAAAATAATCAGATCAACTTAACTGATAAAGGTGTTGCTCACCTTTCTGAGAAAACACAAAATGATACGTTCTTCGTATTACCAGATATTAGTATTAAGGTTGCTGAAATTGAAAATGCAGATAGCACACCAGAGCAAAAAGCTGAATTAAAAGAAGAATTATATCGAGACTTTAGCGTAAAGAGCGAAAGAATTCACACAATGAATCAGCTTTTAAAAGCATACTCTTTATTTGAAAAGGATGTTGAGTACGTTGTAGTTGAAAATAAAGTAATGATTGTTGATGAGCAAACTGGTCGTATTATGGACGGTCGTCGTTACTCTGATGGTTTACACCAAGCAATCGAGGCAAAAGAAAATGTAAAAATTGAGGATGCTACGCAAACTTTTGCAACTGTAACATTACAGAATTATTTCAGAATGTATCGTAAACTTTCAGGAATGACGGGTACAGCTGTAACTGAAGCTGGTGAATTCTGGGAAATCTACAAATTAGATGTAATTGAAATTCCTACGAATAAACCAATTGCAAGAGATGACAGAGAGGATTTATTATACAAAACTACCAGAGAAAAGTATAATGCTGTAATTGATGAGATTGTTAAGCTAGTTGGTGAAAATAGACCTGTTTTAGTAGGTACAACCTCTGTTGAAATTTCAGAATTACTAGGAAGAATGTTAGCAATGCGCAAAATTCCTCATAACATCTTAAATGCGAAATTACACAAGAAAGAAGCTGATGTTGTTGCTGAAGCAGGAAAACCAGGACAGGTAACTATTGCAACAAACATGGCAGGTCGTGGTACCGATATTAAATTATCTGATGAAGTTAAAGCGGCTGGTGGTTTAGCAATCATTGGTACAGAACGTCATGATTCTCGTCGTGTTGACCGTCAGTTACGTGGACGTGCTGGTCGTCAAGGAGATGTTGGTTCTTCTCAATTCTTCGTAGCCTTAGATGATAACTTAATGCGTTTATTTGGTTCTGATAGAATTGCGAAGATGATGGATAGATTAGGATTAAAAGAAGGAGAAGTAATTCAGGATCGTTTAATTACAAAGTCTATTGAAAGAGCACAAAAGAAAGTTGAGGAAAACAACTTCGGAATTCGTAAACGTTTATTAGAATATGATGATGTAATGAACTCTCAACGTGAGTTTGTATACAAACGTCGTCGTCATGCTTTAGATGGTAAGAAATTACAATTAGATATCGCAAATATGATTTATGATACTTGTGATGCAGTTGTACGTCAAAATAAATTGAATAAGGATTTCCAAAATTTTGAATTTGAATTGATTCGTTTTTCATCAATGACTTCTCCTTTTTCAGAAGAAGAATTCAATACTAAAGCAGAACAAGACTTAGTAGATGAACTATACAAAATCGTTTCAGAAAACTACAAAAATGACGCAGGAAGAAATGCTACTCAAGCATTCCCAGTTATCAAGAATGTATTTGAAAACGAAGGAGATCGTTATGAAAGAATTGTAGTGCCTTTTACTGATGGTACAAAAACAATTCGCGTAGTTACAAACTTAAAAGAAGCTTATGAAAGTGAAGCAAAATCATTAGTAAATGACTTTGAAAAGAACATCACTTTAGCAATTATTGATGAGAACTGGAAAGACCATTTACGTAGAATGGATGAGTTAAAACAAACAGTTCAAAATGCAACATATGAGCAGAAAGATCCTTTATTAGTTTATAAGTTTGAAGCTTTCGAACTTTTCCAAGAAACTATTGATAAGATCAATAAAGAAGTACTTTCTTTCTTATTTAAAGGAAAACTACCTACAGAAGATGAGTCTCAAATTTCTGAAGCACGTGAGCAACAAAGAGAAAAGTTAGACTTACGTAAAGATGAAGTTCAAAACTCAACTCAACAAGCATTTAGTAATGCGCGTAACCAACAAACTCAAGAGCAACAAATTGTTGAGACTGTTGTAAGAGAACAACCAAAAATTGGTCGTAATGAGCGCGTAACTATCAAGAATGTTATGTCAGGTGAGGAAAAAGAAGTTAAATACAAACAAGCAATTCCTTTAATAGAACAAGGAACATGGGTTTTATATAACAAATAA
- a CDS encoding low molecular weight protein-tyrosine-phosphatase: MRVLMVCLGNICRSPLAEGILRSKVFSDSILVDSAGTSGFHQGELPDPRSIAIAKVKGIDITDQRSRKFVVEDFDNFDLIYAMDQSNFNNILDLARNSEDESKVKMILNESNPNQNLNVPDPYYGGDQGFENVYNMLDEACDVIASKIQ; encoded by the coding sequence ATGAGGGTACTTATGGTTTGTTTGGGGAATATATGTCGTTCGCCATTGGCTGAAGGTATTCTTAGATCTAAAGTGTTTTCAGACTCTATTTTAGTTGATTCGGCTGGAACTTCAGGATTTCATCAAGGTGAATTACCAGATCCAAGATCTATTGCAATAGCAAAAGTTAAAGGAATTGATATTACGGATCAAAGGTCGAGAAAATTTGTTGTTGAAGATTTTGATAATTTTGATTTGATTTATGCAATGGATCAAAGTAATTTCAATAATATTTTAGATTTAGCAAGAAACAGTGAAGATGAATCTAAAGTTAAAATGATTTTAAACGAATCAAATCCTAATCAGAACTTAAATGTTCCGGATCCTTATTATGGAGGAGATCAAGGATTTGAAAATGTATACAATATGTTAGATGAAGCATGTGATGTAATTGCTTCAAAAATCCAATAG
- a CDS encoding cob(I)yrinic acid a,c-diamide adenosyltransferase, translating into MKIYTKTGDKGTTALFGGTRVPKYHLRIESYGTVDELNSYIGLIRDQDIDDISKNALIKIQDELFTLGAMLATPLEKEVLKNGKERLNIPKINNESIEFLEQEMDTMNEHLPQMTHFVLPGGHQTVSFCHIARCVCRRAERLSVALNEEEPIDNSILMYLNRLSDYLFVLARKLTFLLKAEEVKWVPKKL; encoded by the coding sequence ATGAAAATATATACTAAAACTGGAGATAAAGGAACTACTGCTCTATTTGGAGGAACTCGAGTTCCAAAATATCATCTACGAATTGAAAGTTATGGTACTGTAGATGAATTAAACTCATATATTGGTCTTATTAGAGATCAAGATATTGATGATATCTCCAAGAATGCCCTAATTAAAATACAAGATGAATTATTCACTCTTGGGGCAATGTTAGCTACTCCTCTGGAAAAAGAGGTTTTAAAAAACGGAAAAGAAAGATTAAATATACCTAAAATTAATAATGAATCAATCGAGTTTCTTGAGCAGGAAATGGATACTATGAATGAACATCTTCCTCAAATGACGCATTTTGTTTTACCAGGCGGACACCAAACCGTGTCATTCTGTCACATAGCACGCTGTGTATGTAGAAGAGCCGAGCGTTTAAGCGTTGCTTTGAATGAGGAAGAACCAATAGATAATAGTATTTTAATGTATCTAAACCGACTTTCTGACTACCTTTTTGTGTTGGCACGAAAGTTGACTTTCCTATTGAAAGCTGAAGAGGTAAAATGGGTACCTAAAAAGCTTTAA
- the dapF gene encoding diaminopimelate epimerase, giving the protein MNLEFYKYQGTGNDFVLIDNRTSFFPKENREIINTLCDRNFGVGADGLILLENDETTDFKMVYFNADGNESTMCGNGGRCIVAFAHQLNVIEHKTTFNAIDGLHHATINDGIVSLQMIDVNEVQQKNGYVFTDTGSPHHVELVENIESFDVYNKGKQIRNDVYGTEGSNVNFVEQLNSNSFRIRTYERGVENETLACGTGATAAAIAMHTIDKTEDKDINIEVEGGKLSISFDVEGESYRNIFLTGPAQFVFKGQIEI; this is encoded by the coding sequence ATGAATTTAGAGTTTTACAAATACCAAGGAACAGGAAACGATTTTGTTTTAATTGATAATCGAACATCTTTTTTTCCAAAAGAAAATCGTGAGATAATTAATACTTTATGTGATCGTAATTTTGGAGTCGGAGCAGATGGTTTAATCTTACTAGAAAATGATGAAACTACCGATTTTAAAATGGTGTATTTTAATGCAGATGGAAACGAAAGTACAATGTGCGGTAATGGTGGTCGTTGTATTGTTGCTTTTGCACACCAATTAAATGTTATAGAACATAAAACTACGTTTAATGCAATAGATGGCCTTCACCATGCAACTATAAATGATGGTATTGTTTCATTACAAATGATTGATGTTAATGAAGTACAACAAAAAAATGGGTATGTGTTTACAGATACTGGATCTCCACATCATGTAGAATTGGTAGAAAACATAGAATCTTTTGATGTTTATAATAAAGGAAAGCAAATCAGAAATGACGTATATGGTACTGAAGGAAGCAATGTCAATTTTGTTGAACAGTTAAATTCTAATTCATTTAGAATAAGAACATACGAACGAGGAGTTGAAAATGAAACTTTGGCTTGTGGTACTGGTGCAACAGCTGCTGCAATTGCAATGCATACCATTGATAAAACTGAAGATAAGGATATCAATATTGAAGTTGAAGGAGGAAAACTATCTATTTCATTTGATGTTGAAGGAGAATCTTATAGAAATATCTTTTTAACTGGACCGGCTCAATTTGTATTTAAAGGACAAATTGAAATTTAA
- a CDS encoding thioesterase family protein, which translates to MIINHSSIVRVRYGETDQMGVVYHGNYAQYFEIGRTEWLRSLGITYKYMEKTGIILPVISLNCNFKKSAYYDDELTIHTILKKAPSVKIEFDYEIKNQHQELICTGSTTLAFIDSKSMRPIRCPEYILEKLKVS; encoded by the coding sequence ATGATTATTAATCACAGTTCAATTGTAAGAGTACGATACGGCGAAACTGATCAGATGGGGGTAGTTTATCATGGAAATTACGCTCAATATTTTGAGATTGGTCGAACAGAATGGCTTCGTTCCCTTGGGATTACGTACAAATATATGGAAAAAACAGGAATAATTCTCCCAGTTATTTCCCTTAATTGTAACTTTAAAAAATCGGCCTATTACGATGATGAATTAACTATTCATACCATACTTAAAAAGGCTCCAAGTGTTAAAATAGAATTTGACTATGAAATCAAAAATCAGCATCAGGAATTGATATGTACAGGAAGTACAACATTAGCATTTATTGATAGTAAATCTATGCGTCCAATTCGTTGTCCGGAATACATTTTAGAAAAATTAAAAGTTTCCTGA
- a CDS encoding DUF2795 domain-containing protein produces MYWTLELASYLADAPWPATKDELIDYAIRTGAPLEVVENLQDIEDEGEIYDSIIEIWPDYPTEEDYLWNEDEY; encoded by the coding sequence ATGTATTGGACACTAGAATTAGCATCTTATTTAGCAGATGCACCTTGGCCGGCTACCAAAGACGAATTAATTGATTACGCTATTCGTACTGGTGCTCCTTTGGAAGTGGTAGAAAATCTACAGGATATCGAAGATGAAGGTGAGATTTATGATTCTATCATTGAAATTTGGCCAGATTATCCTACAGAGGAGGATTATCTTTGGAACGAAGATGAATATTAA
- a CDS encoding SAM-dependent methyltransferase yields MLGKLYLIPTTLGDTEPLEVMPISVKKVIETLDYFIVENEKTARRFIKRITPAKVQSELHFMKIDKFSHELETRNYLDVCQQGISVGVLSEAGVPGVADPGATIVKQAHEKGIQVIPLVGPSSILLAMMASGMNGQNFAFNGYLPIDKSDKRKALKELERLSRDKNQSQIFIETPYRNGKMLDDIRATLHQNTRLCVACDISLPTEYIKTFTVGKWKSENPDLHKRPAIFIIQA; encoded by the coding sequence ATGTTAGGTAAGTTATATTTAATTCCTACAACTTTAGGAGATACAGAGCCTTTAGAGGTAATGCCTATTTCTGTTAAGAAAGTAATTGAAACTCTAGATTATTTTATTGTTGAAAATGAAAAAACAGCAAGAAGATTTATTAAGAGAATAACACCTGCTAAAGTTCAATCAGAACTTCATTTCATGAAAATAGATAAGTTTTCTCATGAATTGGAAACTAGAAATTACTTGGATGTTTGTCAGCAGGGAATTTCTGTTGGAGTATTGTCTGAGGCTGGAGTTCCTGGTGTTGCAGATCCTGGAGCAACAATTGTAAAACAAGCTCATGAAAAGGGAATTCAAGTGATTCCATTGGTAGGTCCTTCATCAATATTGTTAGCAATGATGGCTTCCGGAATGAATGGACAAAACTTTGCTTTTAATGGATATTTACCGATTGATAAATCGGATAAAAGAAAAGCTTTAAAGGAATTAGAAAGACTTTCAAGAGATAAGAACCAATCTCAGATTTTTATAGAAACTCCATACAGAAATGGTAAAATGTTAGATGACATAAGAGCAACATTACATCAAAATACTAGATTATGTGTTGCATGTGATATTTCTTTACCTACAGAGTATATAAAAACGTTTACAGTAGGTAAATGGAAATCAGAAAACCCTGATTTACACAAAAGGCCTGCAATTTTCATTATACAGGCCTAA
- the mltG gene encoding endolytic transglycosylase MltG: MKNKILITISILLVAVGAVGFYFYNKIFSPVVTANTTIYVSSNSEMDTFKNSLNDVIPSYEDFLWVADKKKFKTPKGGMYVVKKGMNLNDLVNLFRSGNQTAVKVTFNNQDTLEKLAGRVAQQLETDSISLLNAFKDPKFLQENDFTEKSVLGMYIPNQYEFYWNTSAERFRDKMLKQYNQFWNKSRLDKASKLGLNEDQVITLASIVQKETAQISERPKVAGLYLNRYKNKWPLEADPTIIYALREVNGQDFIVKRVLFRDIENTKNSPYNTYKNAGLPPSLIAMPDISSIDAVLNPAKHDYFFMCASIDNIGFHEFAKTLSQHNRNAAKYQRWISNQGIKR, translated from the coding sequence ATGAAAAATAAAATCTTAATAACAATAAGTATTCTACTTGTAGCTGTTGGTGCAGTAGGATTCTATTTTTACAATAAAATCTTTTCACCTGTTGTAACTGCAAACACCACTATTTATGTTTCCTCTAATAGTGAAATGGATACTTTTAAGAACTCATTAAACGATGTTATTCCTAGTTATGAAGATTTTCTTTGGGTTGCCGATAAAAAGAAGTTCAAAACTCCTAAAGGTGGAATGTATGTTGTAAAAAAAGGAATGAACTTAAATGACTTGGTAAATTTATTTCGTTCTGGAAATCAAACAGCAGTTAAAGTAACCTTTAACAATCAAGATACTTTAGAAAAATTAGCTGGAAGAGTTGCACAGCAACTTGAAACGGACAGTATATCTTTATTAAATGCCTTTAAAGATCCTAAATTTCTTCAAGAGAATGATTTTACAGAGAAATCAGTTTTAGGAATGTATATTCCTAACCAGTATGAATTTTACTGGAACACATCGGCTGAAAGGTTTAGAGACAAAATGTTGAAGCAGTACAATCAATTTTGGAACAAAAGCCGATTAGACAAAGCAAGTAAACTTGGATTAAATGAAGATCAAGTAATTACATTAGCTTCTATTGTTCAAAAAGAAACTGCTCAAATATCGGAACGACCAAAAGTAGCTGGATTATACTTAAATAGATATAAGAATAAATGGCCTTTAGAAGCAGATCCAACAATTATTTATGCTTTAAGAGAAGTTAATGGTCAAGATTTTATCGTTAAACGTGTTTTATTCAGAGATATTGAGAACACTAAAAACTCTCCCTATAACACGTATAAAAATGCAGGCTTACCTCCTTCTTTAATAGCAATGCCTGATATTTCATCAATTGATGCAGTTTTAAATCCTGCGAAGCACGACTACTTTTTTATGTGTGCTAGTATAGACAATATTGGTTTTCATGAGTTTGCTAAAACACTGTCTCAACACAACAGAAATGCAGCAAAATATCAGCGATGGATTAGTAATCAAGGAATTAAGAGATAA